GGCCGCCAGCCAGGGACTTTGGCCTCTAATTGCTCCCGTGCGCtgggttgggttttttcccctccctgcgCGTCGATGCGGTGCGTAATCGCTTTACGACTTCCTCCGGCCGGGAGGGATCGAGAAACCCTCCTctgggggccgcggccccctcccacggcagcccggggggggtggtggtggtggtggtggtggttatGTGCGGATGTATCGGCCCGGGAAGCGACAAGCAGCCGTAGGGCTgaagggggggaggaaaaaaattaataatattattaaaaaaaaaaaaagaaaaaaaaaaagaagcgaAGTCCAAGGCCTTTCTGTGAAGTGCCCGGCCTGCCCTACCGCGGGCTTTGCCCTGtcaccttttttccctttccgTTCCACTTTCCATCTCGAGGTGCCGCCGGGCACTGCTGCCGCGGGTGAACGtggctgtggctttttttttaaaaaaaaacaaaaccccccccaaaaaaacctgaAGTCCCTTTTCGTTAgggagtgaaaagaaaaaaaaaagaaaagaagaaagaaaaaaaaaagaaaaagaaaagtcgcATCCTCAGCTTTGTATGACTTAACAGTTCCCCTTTCCCACCTTATGAGTCAGCTAAAGGCCGTGGGGCCTGTGAGAAAGGGAATAACTTCATCATCGATGagcaccctttttttttttttccttttttttcctcccccccccccttaatggCAGCCCGTGACCCCGCGAGGGCTGCGCCAGgcctgcccgggccgggggggtggcggggagaGGGCTGCGACGGCAGGGCCAGCACCGGGGCTGAAGCTGCTCCGGGAGGGGTTTCCTCGCAGCCGTGTCCCTGCGTGGGGGTGCAAACTGGAGCAGCTGGTTACAAGCCACTTGGCCGATACCCGCCGCTTTGGAAAGGGCCGGGGCTCTCCGCTTCGGCACGCCGTGGGCAGCACCGGCCCGAAGCGCCCGGCGTCCTGCGGAGCCCGGTTTAGGTGGGGTGCGTGTCCTGAGTTGGCTGCATCCCGAGCGCGGCGACGGTTCCCGGCAGTGACGGCCTGCCGCGGCCCCCGTGCACGCCTGAGTCAGGCCGCGCCGGACCGGGGGCCCCGCCGACGAAGAGCGGTGAATTGAGCAACGGGGGCTGCGTGGCAGCGCTGAGTAACGCGCGCCGCTGTTTGTTTGCATTGCCCCCAAAGCCGGCCAAAAACGCGGCGGTCTGCGCAACCgccgagcgagcgagcgagcgccCTCGGGGGCCTCCGGCTCCCTGGCCGAGCCCTTCGGAggcagctgccccccccccccggcagcggcaggCCAAAACCCCTCGGATACCCCCGGGAGCAGtgcacttaaggaaaaaaaaagcatctttaggGAAGAGGGAGCAAAAACTGCCCCCTCACAAATGCTCTGCCACAGCACCCAGTTTACagctatttagctttttttttttggactgtagATTTCCTCGGGGAGCAGCTGGGGTAGCTGGCGGCTGCTATGCGTAGCTACACCCATCGGCAGCCGCGTGCGCCGCTGTACTCGGCCACGCCGGCCCAGGCAGCAGGTCGGGGTGCAGGCGCGTGTGCATCGCCCTCACCAAGGCCTTCAGCTGGCAGGATTTCGGTTTCGGTCCTGCAAGCAGGGTTCCCCCTCTGCAGAGGTCACGTTGAAATAAAAGGGGCCCGTTATAGCAAAAGAAGTACCAGTAGCGGCCACCCAGCAAGGCCGACGGCAGGCCCCAGCCCGGGCTGCTTATTTGTTGGCAAGCCCTCGGCACTGGTTTCCCCGGCCAAACTGGTGCCCGCGCATGCAAACCCCGCTGAGGCTTCCTGCTGCCTTCGGCCGTGCCCCATGGTCAAGCTTGCGCTGCCCGGCCACGGGCCAGGCAGGCACCGGCGCTCCCCGTCCTACTGATGGTAGGTGTGCTTTAAAAACCCTCTTTTATGGAAAACCGTGGTGCGTACAGGAGGGCGAGGGCCTCTCACGGCCGTGCCGCGGAAGCCGGGGCCCCGGctgcaggcccctgcctgctcctgccccgtCAGCCGTCGCCCCGCGGGAGCCAGTCCCGGCCCCGCTTGCCAAAAGCAGCCCTGACCACatcttttttcctaataaagCAATTTTTTGCCAATAGTTTTCTAACGTGGAGCCGAGGGGGAGTGCGCTGCGAGCTGGGCGAggcactgaatttttttaaaatgatggatACATGAGTAAGAAAATTGTTCAGCTATAGATAAAGCAAGAGCGAAAGCCAAACCCCAGCGCGTGTCCTGACCCCGCACCCGCAGATGCCCAttgcacagaaaagcaaacatgggttttttttttttttaacggtcCTTTTGCAGCAAGGTGTGCGCTAACGTGCCAAGTCCCGCAGCGCTTGCGCGCGAGCCGCTTCCCGCCAGATGTTCCCGCTGCCGCTCCCGACCTgctgccttttcctttccttttttcgcCAGGTTGCTCTTTCTGCAGCAGCGTCCCGTTGCTCTTTCCCGGAGCAGCCGCACGTGTCCCTGAAGCCCTGCACGCGCAGCCCGGCCGGGGGGCTTAGCTGACAGCCCCGTGTGCCCcttgctgcgggggggggggggggggatacccGCCAGCCCCCAGCGTGGCTTTTTTTCCCGGCTAAACCAGAGAGCAGAGCTAATGCTAAGAAGGCGGCAGCTGTTAGGTGCTATTATATAGGGATATTGTATACTGTGTTAGGCTACATTATATagcctctctcttttcttcttcttcttcttcttcttcttcttcttcttcttcttcgtCTTGTTGGGCTGCATCGGTGCCGGAGGAAGCGGCGGTGCCCTCCCTGGGGGCAgggagcgggccgggggggcggggaaaGGGGGGAAACGGGGTGATTTCGGGGAGCACGGAGGAGgtaaaggcggggggggggggggtcggagTGCGGGGCGccgagcgggcggcgggggcggcgggttCCCacgggcgggagcgcggcgggccgggcgcccaTCGGCGCGGcctcggggcggcgcggggcggggcggggcgcgggggcggcggctgccgggggagGGCACCGGAAGGCGCCGGGCGCTGATTCATTGCAATAaagcggcggcggagcggcgcggcggggccatCGCCgccggagcaggagcaggagcaggagcaggagcaggagcagggccgggagccgccgccggagccggggccgcccggggagGATGAAGATGCAGGCCGAGGTGATCCGCGAGGGCGAGCTGGAGAAGCGCAGCGACAGCCTCTTCCAGCTGTGGAAGAAGAAGCTGGTGGTGCTCACCGAGGACAGCCTGAGCCTCTTCCCCGACGGGCACAGGCGGGCCAAGGGCAAGGAGCTGGGCTTCGGCTCCATCCTCAAGGTGGACTGCGTGGAGCGCACGGGCAAGTACATCTACTTCACCATCGTCACCACGGACCGCAAGGAGATGGACTTTCGCTGCGCCGACCAGAGCTGCTGGAACGCCTCCATCACCATGGCGCTCATCGCCTTCCAGAACCGCCGCGCCATCCAGCACTTCCGcagccgccagccgccgccgccgccgccgccgcccggcgccccggagCGGCGCCTGCCGCGGGCGCCCTGACCGCCCGGTgagcgccccggcccggcccccccgccttCTGAGttcccccctctcttttcccccccttcttctttctttccccccttcttctttctttccccccttcttctttctttccccccccttcttctttctttccccccccttcttctttcttttcccccccttcttctttctttttcccccccttcttctttctttttccccccttcttctttctttttcccccccttttcttctttttcccccttctttctttttcccccccttcttctttctttccccccttcttctttctttcccccccttcttctttctttcccccccttcttctttctttcccccccttcttctttctttccccccttttcttcttttttcccccttcttctttctttttcccccccttcttctttctttttcccccccttcttctttctttttcccccccttcttctttctttttcccccccttcttctttctttttcccccccttttcttctttttcccccttctttctttttcccccccttcttctttctttttcccccccttttcttctttttcccccttcttctttctttttcccccttttcttctttttttccccctcttttatttcattttatttcccctcctctttttattattatttcccctcctctttttattattatttcccctcttctttttattattaatttctcctctttttccccttttttccttttttttcccgcCCCCCCGGTGTCGTCCTGCGTGGGGttgggggggacggggggggggggtgacacgCACCCAGCAGCGCTCGCTGTGACCGAGCTGCGGCCCCGCAAAGGGTCCCGCCACCCCGCTCCTTCAACTaacccccttttttcccccccattttcgCCGCCTCCAGACCGCACCGCTGGCTGATACCCAGAGCGAGCGCCTCGGCCTGCGAGGGGACAGGGTGCCCATGAAGGAGAGCGAAGACGAAAGCTGGGAGCAGCTCAGTTCTCTCCGAGCCCGGGGAGGCTGCCGAGCCAAGAGCCCCGGGCTTCGCCCGagatacacttaaaaaaaaggaggaaaaaaaaaaaaaaaaaaaaaagaaaccaaagactTCCGCACGGACTTCTAGCGAAGCGCCCACGTGCTGCGAGTGGCGCGGCTTTGCCAGCCGCTCTCCTATTTATGAGACGCGAGGAAGATGCAACACTGACTGGTGGTGTTGGAAAGGGTTTAAATTATTTGTCGTatctatatttgtatttattttgatgAATGTCTTTCAGCTGTTATTAGTCTTAATATTGCTTTTACGTTAATATGTCCATTCCAAATAAATTACTTGAAGTGTTCACTTTTTATTACTACAGCCCGTGGCGCAGTCACTTCTGTGGATGGGTAGTGgtggggcgggcagcggcgcggtgctgggagaagaggctAAGCCCACCCTCCTTCCAGCACCCCTTGCCCTCCGGCAGCCTGCCTCTTCTCCCCCCGAGCTTAGCATGACGCTAAGGCAGGGAACCGGCTTATTCATTTTAGACTAAGGCGGGCCGAGGCCGAAGGGGGCACCTCTGCTTTCAGCGCGGAAGCTAAATCCCTGGCTTTATCGTCTTCCCGCGCCTCCACGGCTTCGGGCTCTGGTTAAGCTGCTACGCGGTAACTGGGAAAAACTGAGATGGGCTTTTTGCTATAGCACCGTGACCGAGCGGCTCGGAGAAACAGCTAAATCTTCGGGGAAAATCATCAGTTTTATCTCGCGGGGCTCAGTTATCGCTAACCCATCTGCGCTTCCTTGAGAGCGACGCCGCAgctccggcgcccgccgcccccacgCAGGGATGGGGGGACCGAGCAGGCCGTGGGGCGAGAAGGGAAACGACCGCGGGGTTAT
This window of the Dromaius novaehollandiae isolate bDroNov1 chromosome 5, bDroNov1.hap1, whole genome shotgun sequence genome carries:
- the PHLDA2 gene encoding pleckstrin homology-like domain family A member 2, yielding MKMQAEVIREGELEKRSDSLFQLWKKKLVVLTEDSLSLFPDGHRRAKGKELGFGSILKVDCVERTGKYIYFTIVTTDRKEMDFRCADQSCWNASITMALIAFQNRRAIQHFRSRQPPPPPPPPGAPERRLPRAP